From a single Pseudomonas cremoricolorata genomic region:
- the flgH gene encoding flagellar basal body L-ring protein FlgH: MSRLLSVFALAGTVSLVGCVAPAAKPNDPYYAPVLPRTPLPAAANNGSIYQAGFEQNLYSDRKAFRVGDIITITLNERTSASKNAGSQIAKNSKAKLGLTSLFGSSATTNNPFGGGDLSLSGGYSGDRSTKGDSKANQGNTLTGSITVTVADVLPNGIISVRGEKWMTLNTGDELVRIAGLVRADDIATDNTVSSTRIADARITYSGTGSFADASQPGWLDRFFMSPLWPF; this comes from the coding sequence ATGAGTCGTCTGTTGTCCGTGTTCGCCCTGGCAGGAACCGTGTCGCTGGTCGGGTGCGTGGCGCCCGCCGCCAAGCCCAACGACCCGTATTACGCCCCAGTCCTGCCGCGCACGCCGCTGCCGGCCGCGGCCAACAACGGCTCGATTTACCAGGCTGGCTTCGAGCAGAACCTGTACAGCGATCGCAAAGCGTTCCGCGTCGGTGACATCATCACCATCACCCTCAACGAGCGCACCTCGGCGAGCAAGAACGCAGGCTCGCAGATCGCCAAGAACAGCAAGGCCAAGCTCGGTCTGACCTCGCTGTTCGGCAGTTCGGCGACCACCAACAACCCGTTCGGTGGCGGCGACCTGTCGCTCAGCGGCGGCTACAGCGGCGATCGCTCGACCAAAGGCGACAGCAAGGCCAACCAGGGCAATACCCTGACCGGTTCGATCACCGTGACCGTGGCCGACGTGCTGCCCAACGGCATCATCTCGGTACGGGGCGAGAAGTGGATGACCCTCAACACCGGTGACGAGCTGGTGCGTATTGCCGGGCTGGTGCGGGCCGATGACATCGCCACCGACAACACCGTGTCGTCCACCCGCATCGCCGATGCCCGCATCACCTATTCGGGTACCGGCTCGTTCGCCGACGCCAGCCAGCCTGGGTGGCTGGACCGCTTTTTCATGAGCCCGCTTTGGCCCTTCTGA